The following proteins are co-located in the Echinicola sp. 20G genome:
- a CDS encoding outer membrane beta-barrel protein yields the protein MMKKLLLLSFFLIQTSLYAQEKGQWGFGIEFSVDKMDLAMDRFHNNYLVTDGNVNGYGVDFDQFNFSLGLSSQYHIQKKLSLSSGILFSNKDFSGTYSCASCLTQFRLFYPEVVLVKQQFLTIPLSINYSLLTGRLRPVLTGGFRNNIEVKNDLDELSNGYFLEGFLGAGIYYALAEKLDAGIGYRYLTALSDLYKTDDFNLRSNSIFLQVNYSLR from the coding sequence ATGATGAAAAAGCTTCTTTTACTATCCTTTTTCCTGATCCAAACTAGCCTTTATGCCCAAGAAAAAGGCCAGTGGGGTTTTGGGATTGAATTTTCAGTGGATAAGATGGATTTGGCCATGGATCGTTTCCATAACAACTATTTGGTGACGGATGGAAATGTAAATGGGTATGGGGTTGATTTCGATCAGTTTAATTTCAGTTTGGGCTTATCAAGTCAATATCATATTCAGAAAAAGTTAAGCCTGTCTTCCGGGATCCTTTTTTCCAATAAAGATTTTTCTGGGACTTATAGCTGTGCTTCATGCTTAACACAATTTAGACTTTTTTATCCTGAAGTAGTCTTGGTGAAACAACAGTTTTTGACCATTCCCTTGTCCATAAATTATAGTCTCTTAACAGGCAGGTTAAGGCCAGTATTGACAGGTGGGTTTAGAAATAATATTGAAGTCAAAAACGATCTGGACGAATTAAGTAATGGGTATTTTTTAGAAGGCTTCCTTGGCGCAGGAATTTATTATGCACTGGCAGAGAAGCTCGATGCAGGAATCGGCTATCGCTATCTAACCGCCCTATCAGACCTGTACAAGACCGATGACTTTAATCTAAGAAGTAATAGCATCTTTTTGCAGGTGAATTATTCTTTAAGGTAG